The DNA segment GAAGCAAACCAAAGAGAACGGAGCGTCCCCACACCCCCCCataccttaaatagacccacgcgccagAAAATACATGCTACGGAGGCCTCTCCTTGTCTTCATGCACTTGAGGCAGGTCATGCAGcagaggtcacgccgacagcgtccacgcagacttctgcGTTGTTctgaaggcggcgtgaaggtctctgCAGGCCCGCGAAGAGAAGGCCAGTTGAAAACTGAAGGGTAGGATTCTGCAGTAATCGCCAGCGcaacagcagccggaggtgactgatgtctggtctcgccacagctgccctgGACGGATGCGCCAAACAGGATACAGGCAGCTCTGTCGCAGCAGACGGCAGCGAGACGATGCACACAGGACAGCACGCCCGGGTGGCTCCAATGGATCTGCAAGATTGCAGAAACGAGCTCCGCGTGCCTTTAATGGAGGTCACAGGAGGAGAAACGGCgcccgcaagggcctcgtggcacaatgcttaactcgctagcaaaacgtgtcagACGGCTGTGCAAACGcgaagttcgagtgaacaaagcccttttttgagttgaacgagactgttCAGTTCGTGTGAAGTTACAAAAATGAGTGGGCAGCAATGCGCGCCCCTACCGACACCACGGTCCATTGGTCGTGTCTCCTCTAACTtagtgcaggcagctccgaaaagccttaGACCTAACTACCACCCTGACAACGACAACAAACAAAGTGAAGACCCAAAAAGGGTTACGTGCGCACAGCCGCAAGGAGACATCAGCTCTGTAAGGTGCTCCTACCCCACTCACTGCAtgaagcagcttctgagcagcCCGCGCCCACCGTATCAGACAGTATCGGAGCGCCtagtgccgagctgcaataccagcgagctcgtatcGACCCCCGTGGCTCCAGGCCACCCGGTTCCCGGAGCTGCGACTCCCAGATTCGAAACAGACAGCAAAGAAACATATGTACAGAAAACTCGGGACCACCCAAGCAGCTTCCGTACTCGCTTGCTTCGGGCTCGTCAACTCTGCGGGCGCTACGCGTCGCGCTTTCTCAATGCAGACCATGTGGTTCTCGTATGCATAGCATGTCGAAAacttcaaacatgctgcagcagaATCTACcttgcactcaagaaagcatgccgcaggtcctagcgatcaaaatttgcGCTAGACCTAGCACTTGCCAAGTCCGGACAAAAGAGCGTTCCGCGAACCGAacagacagtcgtccaatgttccaagagcaggccccacgttgggctgccagagtTTAATAGGAGGATAAATACGTTTTCCTTGCATAACCGCGGCTGGCGCAGTTCAAAACCACCAGACCCCACTCCGTGATCATATACGCCACCCAGCGCAAGGCAACCACAGCGGGCCTAAAGCCCCTCCATAATGTTTCTGCCGTCTAGCGATGAGCTTGAGCATCATGGAGGGGTTTTAGGAGCGCGGGCCTTGCTTGGAGGGGATCAAAGGAACAACAccctggctgacacaaacaggcatttcttgccacaacaataacgccagctagcaacaaaatacgctatggaatcgaggtcgtccgtcTCGCCACcacggttacgagcgaatgttcgcccacgttAGGGCAAGGGTGATACTCCACGGCCAGACAGGACGAGATATGGGAGAACGTTCTCCCCAACAAGGCCTCGCTCCACTGGCGAAGAGCACAGAGCCATGCCGACACGTCCGTACGTGATGAGATCCCCAGCTGAAGAGTGCATCTTCCCTACTGCACGCGCGCAGCAACCACGTCATCCGTGGCACTGCGATgccggcgccctcccttgtttGTTAACTTGGAAGAGGCACCGCGGGAAAGCAAGCCAAAAGGGGCGGAGCACCCCCACAGGTTCCAGTCAGGTCCCTGCCACAATCTTTAAGGGGCAATGGTAGGGTAAATAAccaaaaaaaattggttttaattTTTTGATTCCCCCCAAAATAATACACAGCGTAAGAAGCAAAAGCGGTAAGTGCAAGGAGCACTCCAAGCCATTTAAAACCACGGTGCCAAAAGCCACGCCTCCTGGTAATTAAATGCGGCAGACAATAGCGTTTGTTTACATGTCCTTTTCCTGCGTaatatttacttatttaccctcagggcccaagggcattacagaggggaacaGGTGAATCAAAGCAAAATAAAGCACAAAACTAAACGGTCATTATGtatgcagtttgctcacaatccggtgggcaggttgtgacgacaccACAAGGTTACGCGatcaaggtggcccacctgcctcctaggttgcttctctggggacttttcgtgcatttttcgctcacaatcaATAACGCCAATGCtgacgacgccagattttctgcgacatgagctctTTAACACTCTCGCATTAAAATTTGGTGCTCTTGGAACCATGCATGCGAGGCGTGATCTGACTAGATTATAAAATATCTGAGCATAGCCACAGTGCTTATGGCACTTCTAAAGTGGGATCTATCAACCAACATCTTTCACTGGGATGCTATCACATCAGATTGTACAAACAAACAAGTTCTAATAAGGCTAAGGAGCAAATAAAATCAGTCAGTCTGTTTTACGCTATTTGCATTCCAATGTTGCAGCACTTGAATAATAAATCCAACAAAAGTGCATACAGTTCGCGGGTTCGAggcttggagggggggggggcatttcacCCACTCTTGAAATTGACATAAAGAAACAATCCGAGTTCATTCGCATCCATCTTCTTGTCACGCCATCAGCACAACATGAACATTCACAATGGTATACGTACTAAGTTGGAAGAAATCAACCCTACAAAGAAGGGCATAAATAAGGCATGGAATGCCACCATTAGGTGTGGTTTCTCCATATTTACCACTTCTTCCAATGTCTAGTTTTAGATGGGATTTGCGGCTGGACTCACTGCTTGCACTGAGTGAGCGCATGCCGACTTGTACCAGATGCTCAGCATGCTTCATTGCAGAACAACACAAGAAAAGCAATTGGACAAGTGACACTGAAATTTTTTTGTACCTAGTTTATTTAAAACGCTGAGCTAAAATACAGCACACAAATGAAAATATGGCACACAGCGTGCAATCGAGACTAAAAAGCATGTTGCATGGTGCCAGCATGCTTCTTTGAAAGTACTGTGAAAttacttttttttgcttcagtgTTACGGGCTAAGCAAGATACAGCCCCCTCAATTGTCAAAAACAACGCCAATGATTAAGCAACTGCACAACTCCACATTtgcctcatttcttttttcataaaATGACAACCACAACTGAAGCATTAAGAACTATCCTATCAATGAATTTTTAAAGAATTTTGATGCTCGAGATAATGTTCCCGTATGAAAATTGCCAAAGCCACACGACATACATCTACCCAGCAAAGACGGCTTCATGGAGACGAGGTGCAAACACAGCGCAAGATCCCCTCGTGGTTAAAAGTTCTCCACTATGGCAAATACAAATTCTTTCTGTAGCAAATGTTGCTTATGTGAACCACAAATCGCAGACAAATTGACttctatgcaaagaaaaaagtcaACAACATACTCACTTTTGGATCAAAGAATCCAGCGAAAATGAATGATGCCAAGATAATCAACACAGTGCCACCGATGAACAGGCACGCTGCGAGCGCAATGGCCTTCTTGGGCACCCGGGACAGGGTTTTCTGAAACTATTTTACACATATTAGTGAGGGCTTTTTACAATGAGCGGACAAAAAGGCAGACCTGGATGTCGATGAAGCCGTCACtggtgcgctgcatgcgttggtacTTGACACTGCTGAAGTGCTTCTTCTCATTCCCATGCATAGCAGCAGCATCCTTGCGGCCCATCCTAAAAGAAATCCTAAGGTGTCCAATATGATGACACAACTAACCTCATGCAACAAAAAGTGGACCATTTCTTTCAACCCATTCCTGCATGTGATAAGCACATGTTAAAAAGCTAAGCATTTGCATGCTTGTTTTAACCGCAATTCCCCTTGAAAGCCTTTGGTCAATGGCAACAAAGCTAAACCTTCTAGATGTTGACCAGCACATGTCAATATCAATAGCAATTATTCCTTTGCCTGACCCACAATGAGCAAGGTTAACATAACATAGTCAAAACATGATAAACAATCAGCAACTTTAAAAAGTGCACAGATTAAACGTACCTGGTATGAGTCTAAAGAGGGTTCAAAAAGAAAATACTACATGTTAAATGTTATGCAGAATCATATAACCTCGCCGAAGCCAGGCTAAATGCACAGGCCCCCACAGCATTCACTCCAGCCATGTGCTCAAGTTTCAATTCCGGCGTCAGTTCCGTAATGCTCATGCGATGAAAAATTCCATATGCGCCGGGGAAAGGGAATCTGGCAGACAGTTGGACGTGAGTGATAAAATTATCCATGACTGGCGCAAAGCAGCAACAGTGCTCTGGTCAACAAAGGcaacaaaacaacagaaaaaaggcCAGAGCTCGAGAGTCACCTGCACACGGCAGCTGCTGCAAGAGCCTTTTCGTCACACACTCTGGATCCTCGGGGCGTTTCTAGAGCACTGAGTCTTATACGGCCGTGCAGCCTATGTGCCATTTTTTCAGAAAAACTGCCATCTGCAGAGGGGTGCGACTTATACACCGGAGGTTAGAGTACACTGAACCCCATGATACACAATTTATAAAGGCCTTTCACAGGCTAGTTGTGACACAAAATGACAAGGCAAGGCTAGTATTCAACACTTTATGCAACATGCTCGTATAACCAGCTTTCTCAACAGTATCATGCAAGCATCTACCAGCCAGTAAGTCAGTCTTATCGTGACATGGAGCAGCAAAACCAGCCACAAAAGGCACACATGCAGAGAGAGCTCATACCACCACCTAGCTGGGCTCTCATGAATGTGACAGCAGAAAGCACATGCCCCTGATCTCGTTTTTGTACGATGGCAGGCGGCCGAAAGGGAGACCAACAGCAGAAAGGGTTGTGCATGCATTTATTTTGCACCTGCATTACGGCAGGGGGCCTCTATCACATAACAAGAAATCATGCatttgaaagaatgaaaaaaGGCGTCATTGAGTGTATGgtggacagccttccgcccctgTAATCCCacaccgcggatgcagcgttcccgctcgctaactgcggaggggttcgtgctcgagggaacaaagggaagggacgacaaagcgtgaacactcatatgctatttattacacttgcaattaatacacagagcgggacATCAAGTGTCCCAGCATTAAATtgaaattttaaaatttcttccaaTTTGAGTAGAAGCTGCAGGTTTTTCTACGCTGTACAACCGCATAACCAAATCATCTGTTGCAACTCATGGTTCCTTCCACACCAGCATCACTATAACATTGCTATCCCCCGACTCATGCTACTGCATTTCAACACCAGTTTCTCTTCACACGACATTAGGCTGGAATGGTCTTGGACCTAGTCTTCCACCCAGCTGTGCTTACTAACCTATTGCTCTTCAAACTGGTCACTGCAGAAACCCATGCAGTAAATGATGAGCCTCCTAGCTCCTACTTGGCACACCGTTTCAGAGCTTGCCCCTCAAGTATTGTCACTTATGGCAGCTGAAGttaaataaatgttaaaataaattggcCTAATAAAATGCTTATTCTTTTACTCACCACAGCGAACCAATACAATCCCATCTGCATAACGTGTCCAGTGAGAATTTTCCTGATAATCTATTTCAAGCAATATCAAAGCAGATTTACTCAACAGTTGCAATTTGGTTAACTTGAACGTTATGCACAGGCTATCTCTGTATGGCTGAATTCATGCACTGCATATATAGGTAGACGTCAATTATGAGCCCATATGTGTCAGTATTATTTCCTTTGTGCTTGTTTCCTACCCTGTGTCAAGTGAAGGAATGCAGACTTCCATTATGTaatgtggttaaaatgctaggtgcatgtgtttacgcatgtgacacttgtgtgcgtgtgtgactGATTTACACACACAGTTCTGTCCTGAACggagtcagattacagctgcAGTGATTTTCTTACACTGACGGCAGTGGAACAGATGGAAAagcacaaacctgtactcaatacTAATTTATAcatagagttgctgttttccttacattAGTAACACGAGTTGTTTTCATATAAGGTCTTAAAGAAgattatcattttggtgcatAAATTTGTAAGAGGAGGCCACAAAACAGGACATTTGTCTACCTAATTACATGCAGCCATTCTAGCATGGTTCATATTCACACAGACTCCCTCTATGAAGCAGCGAAGTCGGCACAGCCTAGGCAAAGATCTTGAAGCAACAGACCGATTTCACAAGCAGTTGCGCTCCTTTTCCCATTTTGCACTGAACACAAGCATATGTCACAGCTCCATTTAGAAAAACAGCACAGCTCAGCTTTCCTGCTGATGACCCGCTGAGCACACAGTGAATACATTTATGTGTTTACATGACTAAAAAAAACTACCACATGGCCACAGTTTTGAGCAAGGACCATGATGAAAAATAATGACAAGAGACACAGTGTGACATGTTTATAGTGAATGCCTAGATGAATACAGCTGAAACAGCCAAATGTGGTGGCAAGAAGTGTAAATACTGTCTGAAGACATTCTGGTGGAAAAATGAATGAAAGTGATGGCCAAGCGCATTCTCATTGCCACCTGCAACATTTTCGAAAACAAGGTGGTAGCAGTGCCACCACGGTCACTGCACACCATGCAGCAGCCAAACAGTGCTGCGCCTGCTGTGGCACCTGTCTCAACACAataaatgaagcagcagaaagcTACTGTACCGGGTATAATGCCAATCAAGGTGCAAAATAAAGTGGGCTGTCATGCAGACAACGCCACAAAGGGCTACAACCAAGATGGCAGCTGGCTACTTCCGGTAAATGCGGCTTTGTGAAACCAGCCCATTAAGGTTAACATCAGTCATTTTAGCGTAAGGTACACCTAACGAGAACTttggcagtttgaaaaccaaactggcaatgaaataagctttatTTTGCTGAAGATGTTGCTAATAAGCTATAGATAGCATGTTCCAAAATTTCATATATAATAAGTTGTGCTGACAATGCTCACTTTTACCTGCAGCtttgggaaccagaatcactgttacaATCCCTTTTCTTTTTCTGGTCAGCAAAAAAATCTTGAATACCACTGTAAAGCTACATAAGAGGACATATGCATGTATGCCCCACAGATACTTCaaagcttattttttatttcattgtattttgcaaCATTATAGCTTTCATCCTGCAAATATATTACCACAAATCctgcttgagataaccactatGCATGGCCAGTGTATCCTGCTTCCCTTATTAtgcaaagtattctttcccagcttCAACCAGGAGCCATCCTGGAGATGTAAGCAGGTTGTCTACCAAGTTGACATTTCCAAATTGCCTGAGTTTTCCAGGTTTTCCCTGAGTGCATTTGTAAAATTCCCTGACTGACACAGTACTTTATTTTATGCGAAAACAAGCTGACACAAAGCGGCCTGATGGTATCACTCTCCAGTAAgcatattaaaaaataaaaaaacaacgatTTAATCCTATATCAATAGTAAGGAGTagtgtttatttcattttaaaaaaaGGGGAGAGATTAGAAAAAGCGCAACAAATCGAATATCTTCTAAAAAATGCTAAACCAAACTGCGAATCGAATTGAACATTTTCTAATACGAATTAAAAGGAAGATGCAtgcggaaacaaatattttcaaatgtgAGATATTTCTATCTACTGATAGTAACCGCAATGGTGTGGGACCTGAACTTCAGCATCACAAGTGCGATTCTCTCTCAGCAAGTCTATTCAGACGAACTGCAGATTATAGAAACCTTAGTTTGCAGAAGTGAAAGAGCGACAAACCTTGAAGCAACACTGGAAAGTCAACCTCAAGGTCGTGCACAACGCTTCAGTGTTGTTTCACTGCTTTAGAGAGTTTATTTTCATTTGGATGAGGGGCACCTGAATCTCGGCGTCAGCCAACACTTTGTTTTTTCAGCTCAAGCTCTTTCACAGAAGCCGCGGTAAGCTTCCTTTCCCGCTCCTTCCTCCGTGCATCGGCCCTTTCTGCTCTCGTCCTCTCCAGCTCCTCTTTCCACCGTGCGTTCGCCCCACGGACCATTTGGAGCATCCTCTTGGCCAGCTGAACGTTGGCAACTCCTCCTGCCGACATTACGGCGTCATACACGATGGCGACCAAAGATTGCTCCTTCCGATTTTCAACAAGGCATTCCTTGTTAACAGAAAATCGCCGCTCGACAGACGCATTTCCGTGCGGAAGAGACAGAATCACCTTCACAAATGTGAACAGTTCTTTGTTCGAACCACAGATGCCTGCCTAAAGGGTATCCAGCCAATGCGTGCTCCAACTGAAATTGTAGGACCGCATCGCCCAGTCATCTTCTGTTCCTGTCATCCATTGGTGCTCCGTTAGAGCTTCAAGTGCATCATTTAGACGCCATTCCCCAAGATCGAGAATCAGCATGCACGCGGGATCCAGAGATGACGGTCCCCTCATCAGCTTGAACCTCAATGGCGACCTCTCCGCGATCTTTTCGGCGCAGTTCTTCACGAAACTGGCACAGTCCCTTCTGAACCCTAGGATAGCCGAATCTGAAAGTTTCGGTGCCTTTCGGAGCGCATTCTTCGTAGCAAACCCAAGGTCAACCTTGGGCGCCGCAAATACATTCGCAGTAAGGTCCATGTCACCCTTGATCAACTTCAACGGACTGTCCGCCGCCATTATTACTTCTTTCTTTACTATTCTACTCATTAGTGATTGTAGAAGGTTCTCCAATGCTGCGCCAAGAAATGGAAGCATAGGCAAATCGGTCTGGAACTGAGCCAGGAACGGCTGCAGTTCCTCCGTGATGTCAAGCATAAAGATTAGCTTTGCAGGCAGCAGAGGATCGCGAATGGCTGTTTCGACCACGCAGTAACTGGAGCTGGTCGGTCGGATGTTCTCGTTTCGACACGACTCGATGTACACTTTTAGGTACGGCAGAATCTCAATAGTTCTTGAAATTACACGAACATTTTCAAGCCACCACACAGCCCAAAACTTCATAGGGTAAATGTTGCTCCCGGTTATGAGTGCGTATTCAGCGCGTCGGGCAGGTACACATTTGAATAAGTTGTACAAAGCACGAAGAAATTCCACGAGTTGCCAACCTGTTGCCGTGTGTTCGGTTTTGAAAGCACCGTTCACAACATGAAGGCCACAGCTACAAACTGAGAATATGACGGCCGTCGCTGTATTCACAAAGTTCTTGTTTGATCTCACGgagaaattttatatttacatttGGCCCATCCATTGAGATTTCAAGAATTTTTGATCGGGAGAGTCCATCTGTGGAAGTTTTAAAAGCGGACACCAATTCTTCCGCCTGCGTGCGCCCCAGAAAGTATGACGTCAAGTAGTGCATTTTCACGCTCTGCTCTGCATCCGACCAAAAGCAAACCAACACAtccatttcctctttttgtgcaactTTGTTTAACGATTCGTCAAACGCCACGACATGGTGGGAGGCTTGGCTTACTTCCAACATGAGGTCCTCCTTAAAGAAAGGTGCGAGGCCATAGACAATAGTATATCCTACCTTGTCTTTGCCAAGCTGCATTTCCTTGGCTGTAGCTGATGATGAGAGCATCAAACGGAACAGAGAAGCCGATGCCGCAGCAGTACGGAGTGATGTGTGCGTCATAACAGCGTTGAGGCACAACATCACTTAAGCATTTATGACCTCTAAGCCACGCTGAAAGATATCCTTTGCTGTACGATCGGGTTGGACGTCCGTCGCAGTAGTTGAAGCACTTCAAGGATGCACAGAAACTGACGGCACTGGCCCGGCATTGGTCACAACGGTGGTCGGCGGTGCCAAAAATGAGGCTACAGAGGGTGTCCTGGCTCCGGTAATGGCCAGTCAGTGCTTCTTACTTTCAGCGTGACTTGTCACCGCTCTTCTTCCCATGTTGCTgagcgaaaactgctttctgcaTAGTGCACAATACGCTGCGTTCAGGTTACTTTCGACGGGCCCAATCCAGGCTGCAAACTCGCAATGTTTCGCATTCGTCCAGTCCTGGACGAAAGTGCACTTGAAGGCCGTCAT comes from the Amblyomma americanum isolate KBUSLIRL-KWMA chromosome 1, ASM5285725v1, whole genome shotgun sequence genome and includes:
- the LOC144109453 gene encoding transmembrane protein 230 isoform X2, translating into MGRKDAAAMHGNEKKHFSSVKYQRMQRTSDGFIDIQFQKTLSRVPKKAIALAACLFIGGTVLIILASFIFAGFFDPKYDDSSWPVLVLGALMFIPGAYHVRIAYYAYKEYPGFTFDDIPDFD
- the LOC144109453 gene encoding uncharacterized protein LOC144109453 isoform X1, whose translation is MGRKDAAAMHGNEKKHFSSVKYQRMQRTSDGFIDIQFQKTLSRVPKKAIALAACLFIGGTVLIILASFIFAGFFDPKIHWSHPGVLSCVHRLAAVCCDRAACILFGASVQGSCGETRHQSPPAAVALAITAESYPSVFNWPSLRGPAETFTPPSEQRRSLRGRCRRDLCCMTCLKCMKTRRGLRSMYFLARGSI